From one Bacteroidota bacterium genomic stretch:
- a CDS encoding 4-hydroxy-3-methylbut-2-enyl diphosphate reductase: MKTFNIPAHYKSSIISRIKELRKIQDPKKKDLTPALLDFGPVRFLIARHFGFCFGVENAIEISQSAVEENPGKRIFLLSQMIHNPDVNADLQEKGINFIMDTQGKQLIEWKEITSDDIVLIPAFGTTLETEKILKEKGIETQKYNTTCPFVERVWKKSEKLGSDKHTIIIHGKHNHEETKATFSHSQVHGPSLVIKDLEDAKKIESYILGQVSANDFYEAFRGRFSNGFDCEKDLQKIGVVNQTTMLATETQQIADFLKNTMIKKYGAVDYKDHFSDTRDTLCYATNDNQDATYGLLKEHADLAIVVGGYNSSNTSHLVELCERKFATYFISSHKEIESRETINHFDYHNQKQLKTNNFLPSKSPLTIIVTSGASCPDSVVENVIQKLLSFFEAARSIDEVISEIKC; encoded by the coding sequence ATGAAAACTTTCAATATTCCTGCTCATTACAAAAGTTCAATTATATCCCGGATAAAAGAACTTCGTAAAATTCAGGATCCAAAGAAAAAAGATTTAACCCCTGCATTGCTGGATTTTGGACCAGTTAGATTTTTAATTGCCAGGCATTTCGGTTTTTGTTTTGGGGTAGAAAACGCAATAGAAATTTCACAGAGTGCCGTTGAAGAAAACCCTGGAAAAAGGATTTTCTTGCTTTCTCAAATGATCCACAATCCAGATGTAAATGCTGATTTGCAAGAAAAAGGGATTAATTTTATTATGGATACTCAAGGCAAGCAGTTAATCGAATGGAAAGAAATTACCTCTGATGATATTGTTTTAATTCCAGCCTTTGGCACTACCCTTGAAACTGAAAAAATACTTAAGGAAAAGGGCATTGAAACCCAAAAATACAATACTACCTGTCCTTTTGTGGAACGTGTTTGGAAAAAATCTGAAAAATTAGGAAGCGATAAGCATACTATCATTATTCACGGAAAGCACAACCATGAGGAAACCAAAGCTACTTTTTCACATAGCCAGGTTCACGGACCTTCATTAGTGATAAAGGATTTGGAGGATGCCAAAAAAATAGAAAGTTATATTCTTGGCCAAGTTTCTGCAAATGACTTTTATGAAGCTTTTAGAGGTCGTTTTTCAAATGGTTTTGACTGTGAAAAAGACCTTCAAAAAATAGGTGTGGTAAATCAAACAACCATGCTTGCCACTGAAACACAACAAATTGCTGACTTTCTTAAAAACACAATGATAAAGAAATATGGCGCAGTAGACTATAAAGACCATTTTTCTGACACAAGGGATACTTTGTGTTATGCTACCAATGATAACCAGGATGCTACTTATGGCTTATTAAAAGAACATGCCGATTTAGCCATAGTAGTAGGAGGATATAACAGTTCAAATACCTCTCATTTAGTTGAATTATGCGAAAGAAAATTTGCCACCTATTTTATTTCATCCCATAAAGAAATTGAATCAAGGGAAACAATCAATCATTTTGATTATCACAATCAAAAGCAACTAAAAACAAATAATTTCCTCCCTTCAAAATCCCCGCTTACAATAATCGTTACCAGCGGAGCATCTTGTCCTGATAGTGTTGTTGAAAATGTAATTCAAAAACTTCTTTCATTTTTTGAAGCCGCAAGGAGCATTGATGAGGTTATTAGTGAAATTAAATGTTAA
- the porQ gene encoding type IX secretion system protein PorQ encodes MSKSLLLLFLSLNFAISTFAQVGGSSSYEFLNLPSSARTAALGGDLISVKDNDLSLGIVNPALLNKLMDNSLVMTYLNYFSDINSGFVGFSKNYEDKGSFSLGMQYMNYGRFTRADPNGEITGEFSAGDYALNFGWGRGFGKHLSYGTNVKLLYSALESYQSFGMALDLAGTYFNEEDGFGAAILAKNIGTQIVAYRKGNTEPLPTEMKIEVSKKLSHAPFRFSLAFDNMQRLRMVPKDTTSNFNTVTGDEQTKSPGFFGNTLRHLVAGVEIMPTKSFSVRFGYNVQRSQELKVASKPGTIGLSWGFGFRISKFHLSYARAAYHLAGASNHFTITTNISSFSRN; translated from the coding sequence ATGTCAAAGTCACTGCTGTTGCTTTTTCTTTCATTAAATTTTGCAATCAGCACCTTTGCTCAGGTGGGTGGAAGCTCCTCTTATGAATTTCTAAACCTCCCTTCCTCTGCAAGAACTGCAGCACTTGGTGGGGACCTTATTTCAGTAAAAGACAATGATTTATCTCTTGGCATTGTAAACCCTGCATTGCTGAATAAGTTAATGGATAATTCCCTTGTAATGACTTATTTGAATTATTTTTCGGATATAAATTCCGGGTTTGTTGGTTTTTCGAAAAATTATGAGGACAAGGGAAGCTTTAGTCTGGGTATGCAATATATGAACTATGGTCGGTTTACCCGTGCAGATCCAAATGGTGAAATTACAGGTGAATTTTCTGCTGGTGATTATGCTTTAAATTTTGGATGGGGTAGAGGATTTGGAAAACATTTGTCATACGGAACCAATGTAAAGTTGCTTTATTCGGCCTTGGAAAGTTATCAATCCTTTGGAATGGCACTTGATTTGGCAGGTACATATTTTAATGAGGAAGATGGTTTTGGTGCTGCAATTCTTGCAAAAAACATTGGAACTCAAATAGTAGCCTATAGAAAAGGAAATACTGAGCCCTTGCCAACTGAAATGAAAATTGAGGTGTCAAAAAAGCTTTCTCATGCCCCTTTTCGCTTTTCCCTTGCCTTTGATAACATGCAAAGACTAAGAATGGTTCCAAAGGATACAACCTCAAACTTTAACACCGTAACTGGAGATGAACAAACAAAGAGTCCTGGTTTTTTTGGAAATACTTTAAGACATTTAGTTGCAGGAGTTGAGATTATGCCAACCAAGAGTTTTAGTGTCAGGTTTGGTTATAATGTACAAAGATCACAAGAATTGAAAGTTGCCAGCAAACCAGGAACCATAGGTCTTTCGTGGGGTTTTGGTTTTAGAATCTCAAAATTCCATTTGAGTTATGCTAGGGCCGCCTATCATTTAGCCGGAGCATCCAACCATTTTACAATAACAACCAATATTTCAAGTTTTTCAAGAAATTAA
- a CDS encoding (d)CMP kinase, producing MNKINIAIDGYSSCGKSTIAKALASELGYKYVDSGAMYRAITLFAMREGFINDAGELIIQKLIENLDRIHLSFHYNSVTKKSDIYLNDEDVEEPIRMMDVSEQVSKVSQIKQVRKRMVALQKEMGMGKGIVMDGRDIGTAVFPNAELKIFMTADPEIRVYRRYDELTSKGVKVSKDEIKENLLQRDFDDTNRKENPLIKADDAIVLDNTDLNKQQQLDYVLRLVKDMQLIRE from the coding sequence TTGAATAAGATAAACATAGCCATTGACGGGTATTCTTCCTGTGGAAAAAGTACCATAGCAAAAGCCTTGGCATCAGAACTGGGGTACAAATATGTTGATTCAGGAGCAATGTACAGGGCAATCACTCTTTTTGCAATGCGTGAGGGATTTATTAATGATGCCGGAGAACTGATCATCCAAAAGCTAATAGAAAACCTGGACAGGATTCATTTGAGTTTTCATTACAATTCAGTGACTAAAAAATCGGATATTTATTTAAATGATGAGGATGTTGAGGAACCCATACGTATGATGGATGTTTCCGAACAGGTTAGTAAGGTTAGCCAGATAAAACAAGTAAGAAAACGAATGGTGGCCTTGCAAAAAGAAATGGGAATGGGCAAAGGAATAGTAATGGATGGCAGAGATATTGGCACCGCTGTTTTCCCAAATGCAGAACTAAAGATTTTCATGACTGCTGATCCTGAAATTCGTGTTTACAGAAGGTATGATGAGCTCACTTCAAAAGGAGTGAAGGTTTCTAAGGATGAAATCAAGGAGAATTTACTCCAGAGAGATTTTGATGATACAAACCGAAAAGAAAATCCGCTAATTAAGGCTGATGATGCAATAGTTCTGGATAACACTGATTTGAACAAGCAACAACAGCTTGATTACGTTTTAAGGTTGGTTAAAGACATGCAGTTAATAAGAGAGTAG